A genomic stretch from Scheffersomyces stipitis CBS 6054 chromosome 6, complete sequence includes:
- the GRP1 gene encoding Cinnamyl-alcohol dehydrogenase Flavonol reductase/cinnamoyl-CoA reductase (Cinnamyl-alcohol dehydrogenase Flavonol reductase/cinnamoyl-CoA reductase GRE2-related protein): MSKVFITGASGFIAQHIVKLFIDNGYSVIGTVRSIEKGEALKTNLNVGDRFQYEIVAEISSPDAFDEALAKHSGVKYLLHTASPFFYDSTDPEHDLVIPAINGTKNVLNAIKKFRPEIEKVIITSSDAAIYSSVDEQNPALSFDETSWNNITYEEAIKDPIAAYYGAKSFAEKLAWKFLEDEKPSFKIISVNPVYVFGPQAFESEVKEKLNTSNELIHSLIKLGPNDTFDVDKGGFIDVRDVAKAHLAAVENDNLIGKRLYMTNGHFSTQMMVDILNKNFDNLRGKIPVGKPGTGSEDIKTLAKVSNRTTKKLLGWEFITLDKIVVDTVTQIQKVRSKL; encoded by the coding sequence ATGTCCAAAGTGTTTATTACAGGTGCTTCCGGCTTCATTGCACAGCACATCGTAAAATTGTTCATCGACAATGGTTATAGTGTCATTGGAACGGTAAGATCCATCGAGAAAGGGGAAGCTCTTAAGACCAATTTGAATGTTGGAGATCGTTTCCAATACGAAATTGTGGCAGAGATTAGCAGCCCAGACGCATTTGATGAAGCTCTCGCCAAGCATTCTGGCGTTAAATATTTGTTGCACACTGCATCGCCATTTTTCTATGATTCCACCGATCCAGAGCATGATTTGGTGATACCAGCGATCAATGGTACCAAGAATGTGCTCAATGCTATCAAGAAATTCCGTCCTGAGATCGAAAAAGTTATTATCACCTCTTCAGATGCTGCCATCTACTCTTCTGTTGACGAACAAAATCCCGCTCTTTCTTTTGACGAAACCAGCTGGAACAACATTACGTACGAAGAGGCAATAAAAGACCCAATTGCAGCTTACTATGGAGCAAAGTCTTTCGCTGAAAAGTTGGCCTGgaaattcttggaagacGAGAAACCAAGCTTCAAGATAATTTCAGTTAACCCTGTCTATGTGTTTGGTCCTCAGGCTTTTGAAAGTGAAGTCAAGGAAAAGCTCAACACTTCCAATGAACTTATTCATTCCCTTATTAAGTTGGGGCCTAACGACACTTTTGATGTTGACAAGGGCGGTTTCATCGATGTGAGAGATGTCGCCAAAGCTCATTTGGCTGCTGTTGAGAATGATAATCTCATTGGCAAACGTTTGTACATGACAAACGGACACTTTAGTACTCAAATGATGGTTgatatcttgaacaagaactttgaCAATTTGAGAGGTAAGATTCCTGTTGGAAAGCCAGGTACTGGATCGGAAGACATCAAGACCCTAGCTAAGGTGAGTAATAGAACCACGAAAAAGTTACTTGGTTGGGAGTTCATTACGTTAGAcaagattgttgttgatacAGTGACACAGATACAAAAGGTTAGAAGCAAATTATAG
- the SEO2 gene encoding Suppressor of Sulfoxyde Ethionine resistance: MKKLPWFIPQYREVNDYESESISLLSNKVGDEASLNSLSENSKDVVDEIVIKEYRDESLRPWWKFFDEYEYRPTPEAGKKQEWWRFRWFSKTLSTEERNLLIKLDLTVGVYALLGYWIKFLDSANLNNAYVTGLKEDIGMKGNDLIDTQVIFLVGNIIFELPWLFLLPRVSLPYVLFGAELIWSFFTLITFKVSTPAMLKAFRFIIGSAEAPFFVIFHYSAASWYKPTEIGTIGAIFYCGQFIGVLTSGFLQGAASTIQGNLKGWQYMFIIDGSISLFVAILTLFLQPGTPSRCYSIWLTDDEIRLGRKRMKENGTDMSHDVKSFFDKQTWKKIITSWQFWVLSFLQMFGFNTNNTSSGSFALWLKSLDRYSPKKLNDLTTIPPALGLIWIMIVCVGADITGKRFGMVFFSFIMNFISNIILAVWNVPESAKWAGFYLSYWSWSQSSVFNPLISDILRHDSNQRAIEWMIIYIMGLQSSAWVSRLAFPTVDAPRFLAGFTTCAVLSLAFNLLLIVAYFFYKRDERKSAIKNGIYVYNSTKGETPEFIQMHKQ, from the coding sequence atgaagaaacttcCTTGGTTCATTCCTCAGTACAGAGAAGTTAACGATTACGAGAGTGAGTCTATATCGCTCCTACTGAATAAGGTAGGGGATGAAGCATCCTTGAACTCACTATCAGAGAACTCAAAAGATGTTGTTGACGAAATTGTAATTAAGGAATATCGTGATGAATCTCTTAGACCATGGTGGAAATTCTTTGACGAATATGAATACCGCCCAACTCCAGAAGCAGGTAAGAAACAAGAATGGTGGAGATTTCGTTGGTTCAGCAAAACATTATCTACAGAGGAGAGGAATTTACTTATAAAGTTAGACTTAACAGTTGGCGTATATGCTTTACTAGGTTACTGGATAAAATTTCTAGATTCTGCCAATTTGAATAATGCCTACGTTACTGGACTCAAGGAAGATATTGGTATGAAAGGAAACGATCTTATCGACACGCAAGTAATCTTCCTTGTGGGTAATATTATCTTCGAATTACCATGGTTGTTCTTGTTACCTCGTGTTTCATTGCCATATGTCCTCTTTGGAGCTGAATTAATTTGGTCTTTTTTCACTTTGATTACTTTTAAAGTGCTGACTCCGGCTATGTTGAAGGCTTTCAGATTCATAATTGGATCGGCAGAGGCTCCATTTTTCGTGATTTTTCATTACTCAGCTGCATCCTGGTACAAACCAACTGAGATAGGAACAATAGGTGCAATTTTTTACTGTGGCCAATTTATTGGTGTGCTAACATCTGGTTTCTTACAAGGAGCAGCTTCAACAATCCAAGGAAATCTTAAGGGCTGGCAGTATATGTTCATAATTGATGGTTCTATCTCTTTGTTTGTTGCAATCCTTACACTTTTCCTTCAGCCAGGAACCCCATCAAGATGCTATTCCATTTGGCTAACGGATGATGAGATTCGTTTGGGACGCAAAAGAATGAAGGAGAATGGTACCGACATGTCTCATGATGTCAAGTCTTTTTTTGATAAACAAACCTGGAAAAAGATCATAACTTCATGGCAGTTTTGGGTACTAAGCTTCCTACAAATGTTTGGTTTCAATACCAATAATACTTCAAGTGGTTCCTTCGCTTTGTGGCTAAAGAGTTTGGATCGATATTCTCCTAAGAAATTGAATGATTTGACCACCATTCCACCGGCCTTGGGGTTAATCTGGATCATGATCGTTTGCGTAGGAGCTGATATCACAGGCAAGAGGTTTGGAATGGTatttttctcttttatTATGAATTTCATCTCGAACATCATATTGGCAGTTTGGAATGTGCCTGAATCAGCGAAGTGGGCCGGCTTTTACCTTTCATACTGGTCATGGTCCCAAAGTTCAGTATTTAATCCTTTAATTAGTGATATTCTAAGACACGACAGCAACCAGAGAGCTATTGAGTGGATGATCATATACATAATGGGTCTACAGTCCAGTGCCTGGGTTCTGAGATTGGCTTTTCCTACCGTTGATGCACCTCGATTCCTAGCTGGATTCACTACTTGTGCTGTTTTAAGTTTAGCATTCAATCTTTTGTTAATAGTTGCgtacttcttctataaAAGGGACGAGAGAAAGAGTGCCATCAAGAACGGTATCTATGTCTATAACAGTACCAAAGGAGAAACACCAGAGTTTATTCAGATGCATAAACAA
- a CDS encoding predicted protein — protein MSALSAEELDRKYNVRPFVDPEPTKIDVNPLVLTAIDLSLFKEGDEHLNERKSLAKVLESSVTTYGFFNLVNFGIPKERIEHIRAISQSLLTIPYEEKLKYLASAATKEEEKPKSIGAERGQGFKPKGYWSIKNGIRDSIDFYNVRDTYHDSFLETPEAHPELLQVHLKEVADYYNHLHRVVLPKLLRLFDLIFKIPEGTLLKRYFHKSGTNEDTSGSHGRLMLYRPYENQQEFEQTDKMFLRGHSDISALTFITSQPILALQIMDVYTGAWRYVAHRDDSLIVNIGDALEFISGGHFKACLHRVVEPPADQRGFNRLVVIYFCNPSDNSEMDPELLDSPALRRLGYTREDKLKQWEKIQFHDWNTTKGELLGRTAAGERNLLQYHGRYIERWHRFSELAN, from the coding sequence ATGCTGGCACTATCTGCTGAGGAATTAGATAGGAAGTATAATGTGCGTCCGTTTGTTGACCCTGAGCCAACTAAAATCGATGTGAATCCTTTAGTTTTAACAGCAATAGACCTTTCCTTATTCAAAGAAGGGGATGAACATCTAAACGAAAGAAAGAGTTTAGCAAAGGTGCTAGAATCATCTGTAACCACATATGgttttttcaatttggtcAATTTTGGTATACCTAAAGAACGAATTGAACATATAAGAGCTATTAGTCAGAGCTTGCTTACAATTCCATacgaagaaaagttgaagtatttgGCGAGTGCCGCTactaaagaagaagagaagccTAAAAGCATAGGTGCCGAGCGTGGCCAGGGATTTAAGCCAAAAGGCTACTGGTCCATCAAGAACGGAATTCGAGACTCGATTGATTTCTATAATGTCAGAGATACTTATCATGATTCGTTCTTAGAGACTCCGGAAGCACACCCTGAGTTGTTGCAAGTCCATCTCAAAGAAGTGGCAGACTATTATAACCATTTACATAGAGTTGTATTGCCCAAACTTTTGCGATTGTTTGACTtaattttcaagattccCGAAGGTACCTTGTTGAAACGGTATTTCCACAAAAGTGGAACAAACGAAGATACGTCAGGCAGCCATGGTCGTCTTATGTTGTACCGGCCATATGAGAATCAACAAGAGTTTGAGCAGACAGACAAGATGTTCTTGCGTGGGCACTCAGATATTAGCGCGCTTACCTTTATAACTTCCCAGCCAATATTGGCCTTGCAGATTATGGATGTCTACACTGGAGCGTGGAGATATGTTGCTCATCGCGACGACTCTTTGATTGTCAATATTGGGGATGCGCTTGAGTTCATCAGCGGTGGTCATTTCAAGGCTTGTCTCCATAGAGTGGTCGAGCCTCCTGCGGATCAGAGAGGGTTTAATCGGCTTGTGGTTATTTACTTTTGCAACCCAAGTGACAACTCCGAGATGGATCCCGAGCTCTTGGACTCTCCTGCATTACGCAGATTGGGGTACACCAGGGAGGATAAGTTGAAGCAATGGGAAAAGATCCAATTCCATGACTGGAACACTACGAAAGGCGAGCTCCTTGGGAGAACCGCAGCTGGTGAGAGAAATCTACTTCAGTATCACGGAAGGTACATTGAGAGGTGGCACCGATTTTCGGAATTGGCAAATTAG
- the MDR2 gene encoding multidrug-resistance transporte (multidrug-resistance transporter): protein MSRDSSTEAPQALVEDPEKQSQKKVFIESDAGDGTKREDQYLHGIHLVFCFIAVCLSLFLEALDQTIVATILTTVGNKFDDFDKVGWLASGFLLAMAVCIQPFGKFSIIFGRKYTMVTAIVLFEAGSLMCALAKNMNVLIGGRVLAGIGAAGIQGMVFVIVTEVVPIEKRPIGMAIVSCIFAVASVLGPLIGGAFTSHVSWRWAFYINLPIGGIALAFLLWAFNPPKCTSSIVEELKTFDYFGTFLLISGCVVFLLALTFGGNDFSWHSAAVILCFVLGGLLLIAFIIWNGWFSKNQIIAVELIKIPQVVASIFAISGIFAAFILSMVFLPIYFQVIHGASAMGAGLHLLPMIVAVVLSSICSGVAIQKSKYVKPFSLVAGILGPIGFGLLAILGVDTSFSAQVGLLIIGGVAVGAQMQPAIVSAQISAPKTPGSTIMVTVLLNFSRSLVSALAADLGDVIYASSFKNYFKKAFKATTNTTILSDLQDVDISQLVSNTSLLAHLNPVTQHFVKTQIAKALRNVFYMGIGLAAITFVACFFITNKKLPEMSDGAANAAEKEKEEKTELTSDSNDIQSEAVHEIAEGADFEKKSIQASGDESSTSITRK from the coding sequence ATGTCTCGTGATTCGTCTACTGAAGCTCCACAGGCGCTTGTGGAAGATCCCGAAAAGCAGCTGCAAAAGAAAGTCTTCATTGAGAGTGATGCCGGTGACGGAACCAAGAGAGAGGACCAATATTTGCATGGTATTCATTTGGTGTTTTGTTTTATCGCGGTCTGCTTGTCCTTGTTCTTAGAGGCTTTAGATCAAACCATTGTCGCTACCATTTTAACCACTGTCGGAAACAAGTTCGATGACTTTGACAAGGTTGGCTGGTTAGCCTCAGGATTCTTGTTGGCTATGGCTGTATGCATTCAGCCCTTCGGTAAATTCTCCATtatctttggaagaaagtaCACTATGGTTACAGCAATCGTTTTGTTTGAAGCTGGGTCGTTGATGTGTGCtcttgcaaaaaatatGAATGTTCTCATTGGTGGTAGAGTTTTGGCTGGTATAGGTGCTGCAGGTATCCAAGGAATGGTCTTTGTAATCGTTACAGAAGTAGTCCCTATTGAAAAGAGACCTATCGGTATGGCTATTGTCAGTTGTATTTTTGCTGTGGCCTCCGTCTTGGGTCCTTTGATTGGTGGTGCCTTCACCTCTCACGTGTCCTGGAGATGGGCTTTCTACATCAACTTGCCTATTGGTGGTATAGCTCTAGCTTTCTTGTTATGGGCTTTCAACCCTCCTAAATGCACCTCTAGTATTGTGGAGGAGTTGAAGACTTTTGATTACTTTGGAACTTTCTTATTGATTTCCGGGTGTGttgtcttcttgttggcttTAACCTTTGGTGGAAACGATTTCAGTTGGCATTCCGCTGCAGTGATTCTATgttttgttcttggtggtcttcttcttatagCCTTTATCATTTGGAATGGATGGTTCTCCAAGAACCAAATCATTGCCGttgagttgatcaagatcCCCCAGGTCGTTGCCTccatttttgcaatttccGGTATTTTCGCCGCCTTCATCCTTTCAATGGTGTTCTTGCCTATTTATTTCCAGGTCATACATGGTGCCAGTGCAATGGGTGCCGGTTTGCATTTGCTTCCCATGATTGTTGCAGTTGTTCTCAGTTCAATTTGCAGCGGTGTTGCAATCCAAAAGCTGAAGTACGTCAAACCATTTAGTTTGGTTGCTGGTATTCTTGGTCCAATTGGTTTCGGTCTCTTGGCTAttcttggagttgacaCGTCGTTTTCGGCTCAGGTTGGTCTTTTGATTATCGGTGGTGTTGCCGTTGGTGCGCAAATGCAACCTGCTATTGTCAGTGCACAAATCAGTGCTCCAAAGACGCCTGGTTCTACTATCATGGTTACTGTGCTCTTGAACTTCAGCAGATCCCTTGTATCAGCTCTTGCTGCTGATCTCGGTGATGTTATCTACGCTTCTTCGTTTAAGaactacttcaagaaggcaTTCAAAGCTACAACCAACACCACCATCTTGTCTGATTTACAGGACGTTGACATTTCGCAATTAGTGTCCAACACGTCGCTCCTTGCACACTTGAATCCTGTCACTCAACATTTCGTCAAGACGCAAATTGCTAAGGCGCTCAGAAACGTGTTCTACATGGGAATTGGGCTTGCAGCTATTACATTCGTCGCGTGTTTCTTCATAACTAACAAGAAGTTGCCTGAGATGAGTGATGGAGCAGCTAATGCtgcagaaaaagaaaaggaagaaaaaaCTGAATTGACCTCTGATTCAAATGACATTCAGTCTGAGGCTGTCCACGAAATTGCAGAAGGTGCAGACTTCGAAAAGAAAAGCATCCAAGCATCTGGAGACGAGTCTTCTACGTCCATTACCCGCAAGTAA
- the MDR1 gene encoding multidrug-resistance transporte, with protein MSRDSSTEAPQALVEDPEKQSQKKVFIESDAGDGTKREDQYLHGIHLVICFVAVFLSMFLVALDQTIVTTILTTVGNKFNDFDKVGWLASGFLLAMAVCIQPFGKFSIIFGRKYTMVTAIVLFEAGSLMCALAKSMNVLIGGRVLAGVGAAGIQGMVFVIISEVVPIEKRPIGMAIISSVFAVASVLGPLIGGAFTSHVSWRWAFYINLPIGGIALAFLLWAFNPPRPTSSIVEELKTFDYFGTFLLISGCVIFLLALTFGGSDFSWDSAAVILCFVLGGLLIIAFIIWNGWFSKNQIIAVEVLKIPQIVASTFALSGVFAAFILSMVFLPIYFQVIHGASAMGAGLHLLPMIVAVVLCSIISGVGIQKSKYVKPFSVAAGILAPVGFGLLAILGVDSSFSAQVGLLIIGGIAVGAQMQPAIVSAQICAPKTPGSTIMVTVFLNFSRSIASALAADLGDAIYASSFKNYFKKAFKATTNTTILSDLQDVDISELVSNTSVLAQLNPVTQHFVKTQIVKAIRNVFYMGIGLSAITFIACFFVTNKNLLKNVQKDHQRSTVQFTPQFA; from the exons ATGTCTCGTGATTCGTCTACTGAAGCTCCACAGGCGCTTGTGGAAGATCCTGAAAAGCAGCTGCAAAAGAAAGTCTTCATTGAGAGTGATGCCGGTGACGGAACCAAGAGAGAAGACCAATATTTGCATGGTATCCATTTGGTGATTTGTTTTGTCGCCGTTTTCTTGTCCATGTTCTTGGTGGCTTTAGATCAAACCATTGTCACTACAATTTTAACCACTGTCGGAAACAAGTTTAATGACTTTGACAAGGTCGGCTGGTTAGCTTCGGGGTTCTTGTTGGCTATGGCTGTATGCATTCAGCCGTTTGGTAAATTCTCCATtatctttggaagaaagtaCACTATGGTCACAGCAATCGTTTTGTTTGAAGCTGGGTCGTTGATGTGTGCTCTTGCAAAGAGTATGAATGTTCTCATTGGTGGTAGAGTTTTGGCTGGTGTAGGTGCCGCAGGTATCCAAGGAATGGTGTTTGTGATCATTTCCGAAGTAGTCCCTATTGAAAAGAGACCTATCGGTATGGCCATTATCAGTAGCGTTTTTGCTGTGGCCTCCGTCTTGGGTCCTTTGATTGGTGGTGCCTTCACCTCTCACGTGTCCTGGAGATGGGCTTTCTACATCAACTTGCCTATTGGTGGTATAGCTCTAGCTTTCTTGTTGTGGGCTTTCAACCCTCCTAGACCCACCTCTAGTATTgtggaagagttgaagactTTTGATTACTTTGGAACTTTCTTATTGATTTCTGGGTGTGTTATCTTCTTGTTAGCATTGACTTTCGGTGGAAGCGATTTCAGCTGGGATTCGGCTGCAGTGATTCTTtgttttgttcttggaggTCTTCTTATTATAGCATTTATCATTTGGAATGGATGGTTCTCCAAGAACCAAATCATCGCCGTTGAGGTGCTCAAGATCCCCCAGATCGTTGCCTCCACTTTTGCACTTTCCGGTGTTTTCGCTGCCTTCATCCTTTCCATGGTGTTCTTGCCTATTTACTTTCAGGTTATACATGGTGCCAGTGCAATGGGTGCCGGTTTGCATTTGCTTCCCATGATTGTTGCAGTTGTCTTGTGTTCAATAATAAGCGGTGTAGGAATCCAAAAGCTGAAATACGTCAAACCATTCAGTGTGGCTGCTGGTATTCTTGCTCCAGTTGGTTTCGGTCTCTTGGCTATTCTTGGAGTTGACTCTTCGTTTTCGGCTCAGGTTGGTCTTTTGATTATCGGTGGTATTGCGGTTGGTGCCCAAATGCAGCCTGCTATAGTCAGTGCGCAAATCTGTGCTCCAAAGACGCCTGGTTCTACTATCATGGTCACTgtgttcttgaacttcagcAGGTCCATTGCATCGGCTCTTGCTGCTGATCTTGGTGATGCTATCTACGCCTCTTCGTTTAAGaactacttcaagaaggcaTTCAAAGCTACAACCAACACCACCATCTTGTCTGATTTACAGGACGTTGACATTTCGGAATTGGTGTCCAACACGTCGGTCCTTGCGCAGTTGAATCCTGTCACTCAACATTTCGTCAAGACCCAAATTGTCAAGGCCATCAGAAACGTGTTCTACATGGGTATTGGGCTCTCTGCTATTACATTCATCGCATGTTTCTTCGTGACTAACAAGAA TTTACTTAAAAATGTGCAAAAAGATCATCAACGATCCACAGTTCAATTTACCCCACAATTCGCTTGA
- a CDS encoding predicted protein → MGCDRRLLNIISDITDLSFERFSKGISETNYQILCNEMRRKLDSMSLNLMETMLIPESLSTPSASSEPSTPAEAELCLINSEMEVEEFCFLLSCEVKRLSTVVYLECCLLNKTPEDEMIQQLVKQIFSLLEFIVIKNDFKWYSTLLWSVFMASSEISSLSKDCEELRYLALQILDILEKTTLGNVGRTRKILLDIWKRRDLEQSDDNSYGYVRKTIDDGNPKNDGLFLGFTNDWEKFVVKEDYAISLA, encoded by the coding sequence ATGGGCTGTGATAGACGTTTGCTTAATATCATTTCTGATATCACCGATTTGTCCTTCGAAAGATTCTCAAAGGGAATTAGTGAAACCAACTATCAGATTCTCTGTAATGAAATGAGACGTAAATTGGACCTGATGAGTCTAAACTTGATGGAAACTATGTTAATTCCAGAACTGTTGAGTACACCGAGCGCATCTTCCGAACCCAGCACTCCAGCTGAAGCTGAATTGTGTCTAATCAACTCTGAGATGGAGGTGGAAGAATTCTGTTTCTTACTTTCTTGTGAGGTAAAGAGATTATCCACCGTCGTTTACTTGGAATGTTGTTTATTAAACAAGACgccagaagatgaaatgaTTCAGCAATTGGTGAAACAGATATTCTCTCTTTTGGAATTCATAGTTATCAAGAACGACTTCAAGTGGTACTCCACCTTGCTTTGGTCTGTTTTCATGGCCAGTTCGGAAATTCTGAGCTTGAGTAAAGattgtgaagaattgagGTATTTGGCTTTACAAATTTTGGAcattttggaaaagacaACATTAGGTAATGTTGGAAGGACCAGAAAGATTCTCTTGGAcatttggaaaagaagagactTAGAGCAGAGTGACGACAATAGTTATGGATATGTTCGTAAAACTATTGACGACGGGAATCCTAAGAATGACGGATTGTTCTTAGGCTTTACTAATGATTGGGAAAAGTTTGTGGTCAAGGAAGATTATGCGATTTCCTTGGCTtaa
- a CDS encoding predicted protein — MTPTKVVTTTEPPDLENRFIDIKRSLVSPENIEKVTQSWKRLLRALEKQADTISEEGPKYVPQVDFKDIVANNNQLPDNVSALFKERGTLMIHNVVDEEQIDTWFNELVGFCKEHPETAGYTYPNPTAWYNVFWSKPQSEARFHPNTRALFKAMANQFHVENEDSLIDINTQVVYGDRIRIREPGSVASLKLHLDSSSIERWEDEHYRQAYHEILEGNWEEWDAFRLDERTYANENLYEHVLTGKSTICSAFRTLQGWLALSNNKSGEGTLRVLPNLKMAMAYIILRPLFWRDPVSGDIDDYEIDLETPKFPGSVPSTGQLFLPEEYFPHLYHQKSVISIPDVRKGTFVFWHVDIPHEVDKEHNGEGHSSVFYYGQTPLSITNIRTILDTKKAFLNNKSPEDYSSQLSETEKAKEYQGADINHIKNIEGMRSMGLEPFDVNEPFLTKGQREVRALANEALKAGTFDPHS, encoded by the coding sequence ATGACTCCAACAAAAGTAGTTACCACTACAGAACCtccagatcttgaaaacaGATTTATCGATATCAAACGTAGTTTGGTTTCTCCGGAAAATATCGAAAAGGTGACTCAAAGCTGGAAGCGATTGCTTAGAGCATTGGAGAAACAGGCTGATACCATTTCTGAGGAGGGCCCCAAATACGTTCCACAGGTTGACTTTAAAGATATTGTTGCCAACAACAATCAACTTCCTGACAATGTATCTGCACTTTTTAAGGAGAGAGGTACATTAATGATCCATAAtgtagttgatgaagaacaaatagACACTTGGTTCAACGAGTTAGTTGGTTTTTGCAAAGAACACCCCGAGACTGCTGGTTACACCTATCCTAATCCAACTGCATGGTATAATGTTTTTTGGTCGAAACCACAATCTGAAGCCAGATTCCACCCAAATACCCGTGCTTTATTCAAAGCTATGGCAAACCAATTCCATGTCGAGAACGAAGATCTGTTGATTGATATCAACACCCAGGTCGTCTACGGTGACCGTATCAGGATCAGAGAACCTGGTTCTGTTGCTTCATTGAAATTGCACTTGGACTCCAGTTCCATTGAAAGATGGGAAGATGAGCACTACCGTCAAGCATACCATGAAATATTGGAAGGAAACTGGGAAGAATGGGATGCATTTCGTCTTGATGAAAGAACTTATGCAAACGAAAACCTTTATGAACATGTTCTTACTGGAAAATCGACCATCTGTTCAGCATTTCGCACTTTGCAGGGATGGTTGGCACTTAGCAACAACAAATCTGGAGAAGGTACTTTAAGAGTCTtacccaacttgaagatggCAATGGCCTATATAATTCTTAGACCATTGTTCTGGAGAGACCCAGTTAGTGGTGATATCGATGATTATGAAATTGATTTGGAAACACCAAAGTTTCCTGGTTCCGTTCCTTCTACTGGTCAATTGtttcttccagaagaatACTTTCCACATTTGTATCATCAGAAGTCTGTTATTTCTATCCCAGACGTTCGTAAGGGAACATTTGTCTTTTGGCATGTAGATATCCCCCATGAGGTAGACAAGGAACACAACGGTGAAGGTCATTCAAGTGTTTTCTACTATGGTCAAACTCCATTGTCTATCACTAATATTAGGACAATTTTAGATACCAAGAAAGCATTCTTAAACAACAAGTCTCCAGAAGATTACAGCTCTCAGTTGTCTGAAACAGAGAAGGCAAAAGAATATCAAGGCGCGGATATCAACCACATTAAAAACATTGAAGGTATGAGATCAATGGGATTAGAACCATTTGATGTTAACGAACCATTCTTAACAAAAGGTCAAAGGGAGGTTAGAGCATTGGCTAATGAAGCTTTAAAAGCGGGTACTTTTGATCCCCATTCGTAA
- a CDS encoding predicted protein — translation MNLHPWPNKRNPSPYEIFDLSDGDMSLSQLEMNKLLKKKYVSYVKLYHPDLSKNLQIYHKGSLLSENIKRQRFDQVQEAYDILKDPRRRVAFRRYTTNNWDEAPRYNQNTAPFSKQNYEAYRRAQGHRSSKSFKADEEFWSAGTWEDYYKMKYNRAPPTKEELEKNKYKILAGVLLVASLAFSLQIMLALDRTNEYLLQSRLTNLQVMEDLQHSTDNYGDGLQPLDRMRRFLISRRSTLLMKEKGDIVDDTDLKNQDDELLIKYAQKVEK, via the coding sequence ATGAATCTTCATCCTTGGCCCAACAAAAGGAATCCCAGCCCATACGAGATCTTTGATCTCTCAGACGGTGACATGAGTTTGTCGCAATTGGAAATGAACAAGTTgctcaagaagaaatacgTATCGTATGTGAAGTTGTACCATCCGGATTTATCCAAGAATCTCCAGATATACCACAAGGGCTCGTTGCTATCCGAAAATATCAAAAGACAGAGATTCgaccaagttcaagagGCATATGATATATTGAAAGATCCCAGACGTCGTGTAGCTTTCAGACGCTATACCACGAACAATTGGGACGAAGCTCCAAGATACAATCAAAACACAGCTCCATTTAGTAAACAGAATTATGAAGCATACAGAAGGGCCCAGGGCCATAGGTCTTCCAAAAGCTTTAAGGCTGATGAAGAGTTCTGGCTGGCTGGTACTTGGGAAGATTACTATAAGATGAAATATAACAGAGCTCCACCTACTAAGGAAGAGCTagaaaagaacaagtacaagatcTTGGCTGGAGTGCTACTCGTAGCACTGTTGGCATTTTCACTTCAAATCATGTTGGCTCTTGACAGAACCAATGAGTATTTGTTACAAAGTAGACTCACAAATTTGCAAGTTATGGAAGATCTTCAACACAGTACAGACAACTACGGAGATGGATTGCAGCCGTTGGATAGAATGAGACGGTTTCTCATATCTCGTAGATCAACGTTATtaatgaaagagaaaggtGACATTGTAGACGACACTGATTTGAAAAACCAGGACGACGAGCTCTTGATTAAATACGCTCAGAAGGTGGAAAAGTAG